The DNA segment ACAAGCAAACCAACATCCACAAGTCAACCATTTGATACTCATAATGTCTATTACCATTTAAGCATCACACAACCATCATTCAACATATTTCACAAgacataaacacatatatatacatgattcaaacataccaaaataaccaagAATgggccatcactcatggctatatatacaaaccaaaacatatacatttacaagccaattcaaatggctaaattcattaccaacacataaccaaaataaccaaagtccctatacatgccatatacttaaaacgTAAGCTCAAAAGTACAAactgatagttggatagtgtgacgatgtcttTGACGATCgctgaatctgagctagctttaaagtcactataaaacatagaaaattaaacaaagtaagctatatagcttagtaagcttgtatgaaatatactcaaacttaacatagatatacaaatcatcaaattgaacatatcaacatatagttcatttaactaacaaacctttcacatttttcaatcataatcttaTATATAAACTTCGTAACTTCTTCGATTTaagcttatacggttcatgtacatacctgtaccatctcgtatcaatgtaacaccccaaactcgtcctagacgttatggccggatttGGCGATGTCATATGGATGAGATTCGAAAACGATTTTTTTGAGTTAAAACCGTTCCAGGTAATTAGCTTTTATCTTAATTCGAAGTAAAACGCAAGTTCTTCATTATTTCTAAAATCGTATCTTTTTAGTGGAAGCTTTGGAAAACACTTATTTTAGGAAAACCATTCGATCTTAGTGAAAACTGAGTTTTTCCATGCCTAGCAGTAATAAAATCGTAGAACAATTTAAGAAGTCAAAATTTAAAGCCTAACAATCCAAGGTCCACAAGTTACAtaaaaaaaccccaaataagtaataaaatctgAAAGTTAATGGAAAGCaatctaaaatttacgtgtggccaccgccGAGTCCTCTGCTGCACCGACCCATCaaatctggggattacctatatagattaaacagaaaagggtgagttttcgtaaacttagtgtgtaaccccATAGAAAACATGCACATAGTTTAACATTAGAAATCAGTCATATACAGTCTAGACCCTGAGCCCACTACAGATTCCATTTGGGCTTTAGCCTACACAAATACAGTCTTAGATATAAATTAGGGCTTTGGCCCATTTCAGATACAATATGCTGTAACAGAaattagaatcctacccaccagcctttacacaccatcttcgttcgtccctacacaccatgtgcggttaaaaacacccacccatccctacacaccatgttgtataaaatgcggcacataatcaaaatattgcagctgagctaccaaataacaggcttaagagcctttcagaatGCTTCCTCCAAAAATCATCAGCCCCCTCAGATACGATGCAACATGCAACAAATGTCATGCTACTATGCAATTAACAGTCCATACATTCAAATTAATACTCATGCTCAGTACAGAAATTAGGCAGACAACTTATACATAtaagggtctaagtagtgcttaccgaccttacagtaggtccacagtcgacttgggcgacccatcAAACCTTAgagaacttttcagaaaaatagGCTCACTTGAACAATGGGAATTTCACACACTTGAAAAGTCAATTAAAGATCTCCAACCCTTTAATTATCTCAGAATACGTGTAGTCCACGAAGTACAATGGGATTGAAAGAAAAGAATCGGAAAAGGAAAAGATGAGGGAAAAATCAGAAGGAAATTTGGCAGCAAGAGGGAGGCACCAACAccaaaaagaaagggaaaaagagTCTTTTTGGGGAAAAAGAAAGTGACCAGAAATCTATCAGATTACTCCTAACTACTTTCCACACACAAAATCCCTAATTTCTCTCCCtcaattcccactacacatccactactcagaacCCCAGTTCAGCACAACTCTAGTCAAAATTAGGAACAAAAATACTATCCCTTGCTTACACAGAAatttgaacacaggacctctaGCACACCAACACTCTACTTAACCaatagaccagtaggcccattctgatatattttcacaaataattgaataaaagtatATTGGACAGAGATAGGGCTTTAttcataaaataccaaaatttgccaaagctaaggcttgaacttgggaccatTCAGACACACCtagaacatttaaccactaaagcagatacatagTTATGTCATAATTTCACAAAAccgaaatataaattttgaagtattacaactttacccccctaaaataaaattttggcctcgaaattttcCTGATCAAAATAGATGAGTATACTACTGACGCATTGAATTCTCAAGCTCCCActtggcctcctcagtgctatgattctgccACAGCACCTTCACTTAAGGGATAGACTTTTTTCGAAGGACCTTTACATTATGGTCAAGAATCCGAACCGGCTTCTCTTCAAATGTTAAGTCTaatctaacctcaatctcctccacaGAGACAATGTGAGTAGGATCAGAGCGAtagcgcctcaacatagagacatggaatacatcataAATGCGATCCCACTCCGGAGGTAGCTCCAATTGATAAGCGACAGGTCCCACACGTCTCAGAATtcggtaaggtccaataaacctagggctcaacttgcccttacggccaaacctcaGAACCTTATTCCATAGCGAGACTTTGAGAAATATGAAATCTCCAACAGAATACTCGATATCTTTCCTTTTTAGATCTGCATAGGACTTCTGCTTatcagaagctgcttttagaTGATCCCaaatcaatctaaccttatcttTTGTATCAGAAACCAACTCAGAACCCAGAAcacgtcgttcacccaactcaatTCGACATAAatgagtgcgacacttacgaccatacagagccttgtaaggtgccatctggatacTAGAATGGtaattgttattataagcgaactcCGCTAATGGAAGAtgctcctcccaactgcctcggaagtcaataacacaactcctcaacatatccttCAATATCCGAATCACCCTCCAGATTGACCATTTGcttgaggatggaaagcagtactgaagtccaaccttgaacccagagcctcatgaagCATTTTTCAGAaccgagacgtgaagcgaggatccctatcagaaatgattgagacaggtaccccatgcaatctcactatttttgatatgtagagcttagccaatttctgaagagaaaagtctgtccTGATCGGGATGatgtgagcagacttggtcaatcgatccacggtAACCCAAACAGAGTCCTTTTTAGTGGGTTTTAGAGGTAACcgactaacgaagtccatcgttactcgctcctATTTTCATAACGGAATCTTAACCGGCTACAACAAACtggaaggtaactgatgctcagccttaacttgctaaCAAGTCAAACAGCGAGCAAGGAAGTTggtaacctcacgcttcaaccctggccaccagtataactctcGAAAATCTTATTTTTGCCTCGATGCATAGCATAgggactactatgcgcctccctcagAATTGATTGTATTAAATCTTCATCATTCGATATACAAATATGTCTACGGAAACAAAGTACCCCATTACTGTATACCCCCAAATCAGCGAAACTTTCATCATCGAAAAGGCTAAGTTGAGCGAAGATCGCTCTTAGATCAGTCATGGTCCTACGGCTCAACAAGTTGGAAACCACATTGGCTTTGCTAGTATAGTACTCAATgatacaatcataatccttaagcagctccactcatctatgctgcctaagattcaactcgtTCTGAGTGATGAGATACTTGAgcctcttatgatcagtgtagataatacacttctcaccgtacagatagtgcctctagattttcaaagcaaaaactaCGACAGCCAGTTCCAAATCATGCATCGGATAGTTCGCTTCATGAGTTTTGAACTGACGAGATGTATATGCTACCACATTACCATCCtgtatcaacacacaacccaaatcgacatgtgatgcatcactg comes from the Gossypium hirsutum isolate 1008001.06 chromosome A06, Gossypium_hirsutum_v2.1, whole genome shotgun sequence genome and includes:
- the LOC107929826 gene encoding uncharacterized protein encodes the protein MTDLRAIFAQLSLFDDESFADLGVYSNGVRLIWDHLKAASDKQKSYADLKRKDIEYSVGDFIFLKVSLWNKLPPEWDRIYDVFHVSMLRRYRSDPTHIVSVEEIEVRLDLTFEEKPVRILDHNVKVLRKKSIP